The DNA window TATATGACAATTGCTTATGGATTTAATAGTGTTTTCATTTGTACAGGTATTATACTTGTAGTAAGACAATGCCTGGTTCACTCGGTTTCGAAGAACAGGATGCTAAAACCTTTGCTTCCTGGGTATGATTTTCAGTGATCATTTCCCTTGTTTTAATTGAACCTAAAGCTTAATCAAGTTGGTTCGTGCGATAATTGTTTTGTATGCAGGGTATTGATTATTTGAAGTATGATAACTGTCACCATGATGGATCAAAGCCAATTGAAAGGTGGTGTAGTTGTCttctttgttttgatttgcaGCCATATTATATGCTTATATATTGCTTTAATTTTTCGTGTAGATATCCTGTTATGTCTAAAGCTTTGAAGAAGGCTGGCCGCCCCATATTCTTTTCTCTGTGTGAATGGTACTGTCTAAATCACAGTTTGATTTAAGCTTTTAATTTAAGTAACGATTttctgattcttttttttttactttgccaTGTGTTTGATTTTTTGTTTCTTAGGGGAGAAATTCACCCTGCTGAATGGGGTTTCCATGTAGGAAATAGCTGGAGGACAACTTGTGACATAACTGATACATGGGAAAGGTAAAGATTTGTTAACGTATTTGGAGGATGTTAGAGTTGGCCTAGAGTATAACTTACGATATTTTGTTGCCTGGCAGTATGATTTCGAGAGCTGATCAAAATGAATTGTATGCTCAATATGCAAGGCCCGGTGGTTGGAATGGTTAGAGTTTTCTTCTAGTTCTGCAATTTTTTTTGAACCATATTAAATGTTTTGTGATTACAATTCTTGTTATATCGATAGATCCGGACATGCTTGAGATCGGGAATGGAGGGATGACGAAAGATGAATATATAGTACATTTCAGCTTATGGGCTATTTCCAAGGTATTACAATTGATATTCACCTTTTTTATGCTTGTTGATATGCATGATGTTGCATATCTGGTCTGAAAAACATGAATGCTATTGCAGGCTCCTCTTCTTCTCGGCTGCGACATAAGGAATATGACACAAGAGACTATAGAGATCATTTCAAACAAAGAGGTCATTGCTGTTAACCAAGGTACATAATTAGAAGTACAGTTCTTCAAAAACGCTTTAATGCATCAATAGTTATCGAACTTTTTTAACTTAATGCGATCTTCTGCATTAGATTCTTATGGTATTCAAGCTAGGAAGGCTAGGATGCACGGTGATGAAGAGGTGAAACCTATGCAACAACCCCTTTTGCTTAACCATATGATCATATAACATGCTCGGATTGGTCACTTACCTTTTTGGTGCCTTGTAACAGATTTGGGTTGCGCCACTTTCCAGCTATAGGACAGTAGTTGTCATTCTCAATAGGGGTTCAGTTCGCTATTCTGTAACCGCGTTCTGGGAGGATATGGGACTAGACCCCAACACTGTAGTTGAAGCTAGGGACCTTTGGGAGGTACTCAAATTATAGCTACAAGCTTTATAGTATATCCTACTGTCATTTTCCATTGCTTTAGTTCACTTATTCATGCACATATATGAATCTCTTGCAGCATAAAACACTGAAGAACCGATTTGTGGGCAATATTACAACAATGTTGAACCCTCATTCATGCAAAATGTATGTGTTGAAACCAATTTCTTGAACTTAGTGATTCTTGAATTGggtcactttcttttctttttttcttttggattagCATTTTGGAATTAGGAATTAGTTCTTTAATAATATTTGATGAAGAAAGCTTTCCTCTTTAATGTAGTTGGATTAGCACTTGTAATTAGTTTCTTAATAATATGAATGAAGTAAGCTTTTTTACTCCAATGTCAGATGTGGTTGCTGTACTCTTGcagatttttttcatatttattcattagATTCAAGTCATTGAAGATGATAAAAACAGAAATGAATTGGACTTAATTACTACAAATCCAGGTCTCCAaattgtattatatattatggtttgagtaaattcatataagaatattaattattaagaattttattaaattatatattttaattaaaatatatttaataataattatgtttaaatatgattaaattatttattattgatattaatcttattaaaatttaaataaaataatttaccaaaacaaatttctgctaattattaagaattttattaaattatatattttaattaaaatatattaaataataattatgtttaaatatgattaaattatttattttgataataaataatcttattaaaatttaaataacaataacaataatcatttaccaaaacaaaattatgctaagggtattctggtcattttagttttctccattatgctattacacctctattacattcaaccaaacacagttttactattacgcctctattccattacattcaaccaaacagttgatttgctattacacctctattccattacacctctaatccaatccaatacacctctaatccaatgcagcgaaccaaacgtgctctaaATGTTAACcttattttaagtattttttgaGGGTTAATGCACTATTTGGATTGAATTTAGTAATTATCCTAGCTTGAACATTTTTGTTTCAAGTTAATCCTTCAAGATGGCAATTGTTTACACATTGagacctttttttttgttcaagttagaCTTTGATATTTCATCTAAAAAAGGTTCGAGCTCCAATATGATAACAATTACTAAGTTCAGAAGTTAACTTGGACAAAAGAAAAGTCTAAGCCATGAGAACAGTTGGCTAGTTCAAGTCCTAATATGAGAACAATTGCTAAGTTTAGATATTAACTTtgacaaaaaaaagttcaatATTAAACCCTAAAGTGGGAATAAATGTCTAGTCCAAATTTAAATCTGAGAACAATTATCAAATTCagaaattaacttaaaaaaaattaattcaaactcTAACACAATAACAATTGCCAAATTTAAACCCAAATATTACTTTATCGAATTTggtattttcttttgtttgcctAATCCATTTCACAATGTGGGCGGGTGAGGTTTACAAAGTAAAACATTTTACATTCTTTTTCTACTGAAAGGTGTTGTTTACGTTAAGAGAGTGTTAGTTTCTTGCAAAGTAAGATATTCTTTTATGCCTAATAAAGAAACAAGCAAGATGAAAGAAAATTAGAGTTTGGCTCCTTCTTTTTACTTTTGTAGCTTATTAATTGGTTTTACCGTGTGTGCAGCTTTTGAAGCTCATTTCTCTCACATATTTCAATTATTTGTAGGTACCCGCATTGACAAATTTTGCCCAAGTTTTTGTACTTGTGCATAACCCCAACTGTCAAGTATTTGTCAAACATTAAACACAATGGGACCATTTCCACCAATCAAcattcttttcatttaattatactACTTGGTGGGTGGATGGTAACACCTATAAAAATACTTTAGTCTCTGCATGTATGGATCCACATCTGTGTTTCATCTTCTTCCAAGCATTCTCATTTTAGTCCTCCTCTTGCTGTAACCAAACACTTCTTTGCTTGATTTCTGTTTGAACCAGCAATGGCCGAAGCAATTGCATTCGACCTCGCCCTAGAGCTTATTACTAAATTGAGCTCCTTTACTCTCTCTCAAATTGCACTGTGGTGGAATTTCAAAGATGAACTCGACGACCTCAAAAGCACCGTCTCTACAATCAAAGCTGTGATTCTTGACGCAGAAGAGCGATCCGCGACCAGCCAACTGGTCAAAGATTGGCTTGAAAAGCTGAAAGATGTACTTTACGATGCTGACGACTTGCTCGATGATTTCTCTACCAAAGCTTTGCCGACAGATCTATTGGGTGGGAACAGGCTGGCGAAAAAGGTACGCCTTCTCTTCTGGAGCTCGGGTTGGAAAATTAAGACCATTAGGGACAGGTTGATTTCAATTGGAAGAGAAGCCAAGGTGTTCAACTTGGTAGAGCGCGACCGTCCCATGGAAACCTCTTTCATGACTAAAAAGAGGCAGCTAACGCACtcttttaaagataaaataataggGAGGGGCGATGATAAAGCAGCTCTTCTAAAACTCGTGTTAGAGTTTGAAAGTGAAGAGAATGTTTACATCATTCCAATTGTGGGGTTTGGAGGGTTAGGGAAGACTGCTTTGGCTCAGTTTGTCTATAATGATGAAACGGTCGAAAATCATTTTGAGTTGATGATGTGGGTGTGTGTTTCAGATGTTTTTTATGTCAAAATAATTGTAGAAAACATTATCAAATCTGCAACTGGCAAAGCACCAGATCAAAATCTCGAAATGGACCAATTGCAAAAACAACTTCGGGAAAAAATTGGTGGGAAAAAATATTTGCTTGTTTTGGATGACATTTGGAATGATGAGTGGGAAAAATGGGATAGTTTAAAAGAGTTATTGGT is part of the Gossypium hirsutum isolate 1008001.06 chromosome D11, Gossypium_hirsutum_v2.1, whole genome shotgun sequence genome and encodes:
- the LOC107942789 gene encoding alpha-galactosidase 1, yielding MAHYSVQYFYVLLKFQWNSWNHFGCDIDEKMVKETADALVSTGLSKLGYVYVNIDDCWAEIARDDKGNIMPKNSTFPSGIKALADYAHSKGLKLGIYGDAGYYTCSKTMPGSLGFEEQDAKTFASWGIDYLKYDNCHHDGSKPIERYPVMSKALKKAGRPIFFSLCEWGEIHPAEWGFHVGNSWRTTCDITDTWESMISRADQNELYAQYARPGGWNDPDMLEIGNGGMTKDEYIVHFSLWAISKAPLLLGCDIRNMTQETIEIISNKEVIAVNQDSYGIQARKARMHGDEEIWVAPLSSYRTVVVILNRGSVRYSVTAFWEDMGLDPNTVVEARDLWEHKTLKNRFVGNITTMLNPHSCKMYVLKPIS